A DNA window from Mycolicibacter terrae contains the following coding sequences:
- a CDS encoding serine/threonine-protein kinase PknD, whose translation MNNTEPGSRAGARFGPYRLERLLGHGVVGEVYRAEDTRSDEMVALKLISESFSGDEAFRSRLEDEAEAAGQLTEPHVVPIRAYGEIDDVLYLETGLIDGTDLATLLADGGPLSPPRAVAIVRQIAAALDAAHNADVTHRDVKPDNILVTDDDLAHLMDFGVAAAIADPGTRADPATGTVHYMAPERLTGEQVTHLADIYSLACVLAECLSGVLPFPADTVDDAVEQRRTMAPPRPSKLRPGRVPTAIDDVLARGLGTKPEDRYSSAGELAAAAYEALTEPERHQVVRILRRGEPAMHLPGGLEAEVRADARTAVRGEAALRPVPAGPEWASPDADFGTGPGGPLPAPFPVAPLQRTEAPAMPTSSRRRLPRKPVLAAAAVLAAVTVVAGVGHLVSRPSSASAVASPAQEVLPFTDLDYRLSPGAVALDGDGNVYVTSEGMHGRVVKLTAGSDSTAVLPFSDLYQPRGLAVDGVGNVYFSDLGDRVVKLAAGSDAHTVLPFAGLDDPAGVAVDSDGNVYVADRGADMVLRLEPGTNIQTVLPFVGLNKPGGVAVDSAGNVYVADTGNNRVLKVLATSHEQVLLPFTGIVSPRGVAVDEAGDVYVTEHNRNKVVKLAAGAAIPEVLPFTGLNAPLDVAVDKHGNVYVADRGNDRVVMVDANR comes from the coding sequence GTGAACAACACCGAGCCGGGTTCGCGGGCCGGGGCGCGGTTCGGCCCCTACCGGCTGGAGCGCTTGTTGGGTCACGGCGTCGTGGGTGAGGTCTACCGGGCTGAGGACACCCGCAGTGACGAGATGGTGGCGCTGAAACTGATCTCGGAGTCGTTCTCCGGCGACGAGGCGTTCCGCAGCCGACTCGAGGACGAGGCCGAGGCCGCCGGTCAGCTGACCGAACCCCATGTGGTGCCGATCCGGGCCTACGGCGAGATCGACGACGTGCTCTATCTCGAGACCGGCCTGATCGACGGCACCGACCTGGCCACCCTGTTGGCGGACGGCGGACCGTTGAGCCCGCCACGCGCGGTGGCCATCGTGCGGCAGATCGCCGCGGCGCTGGACGCGGCGCACAACGCCGACGTCACCCACCGTGACGTCAAACCCGACAACATCCTGGTCACCGACGACGACCTGGCCCATCTGATGGACTTCGGGGTGGCTGCGGCCATCGCGGATCCGGGGACGCGAGCGGACCCGGCGACCGGCACCGTGCATTACATGGCTCCCGAGCGCCTGACCGGCGAGCAGGTCACCCACCTCGCCGACATCTACTCGCTGGCCTGTGTGCTGGCCGAGTGCCTGAGCGGAGTCCTGCCGTTCCCGGCCGACACCGTCGACGACGCGGTCGAACAACGCCGCACGATGGCGCCCCCGCGACCCAGCAAACTGCGCCCCGGGCGCGTCCCGACCGCCATCGACGACGTGCTGGCCCGCGGGCTGGGCACCAAACCCGAGGACCGCTACAGCAGCGCCGGTGAGCTGGCCGCGGCCGCCTACGAGGCGCTGACCGAGCCCGAACGCCACCAGGTGGTCCGGATCCTGCGGCGAGGCGAGCCCGCGATGCATCTGCCCGGCGGCCTGGAAGCAGAGGTCCGGGCCGACGCCCGAACCGCGGTCCGGGGCGAAGCCGCGCTGCGGCCGGTGCCGGCCGGGCCGGAATGGGCTTCGCCCGACGCCGATTTCGGCACCGGTCCGGGCGGGCCACTTCCGGCGCCGTTCCCGGTGGCCCCGTTGCAGCGCACCGAGGCCCCGGCGATGCCCACCTCCTCCCGGCGTCGGCTGCCGCGCAAGCCGGTCCTGGCGGCGGCCGCCGTGCTCGCCGCGGTCACGGTCGTGGCCGGCGTCGGGCATCTGGTGAGCCGTCCCTCCTCGGCGTCAGCGGTGGCGTCGCCCGCGCAGGAGGTGTTGCCGTTCACCGACCTGGATTACCGGCTCTCCCCGGGCGCGGTCGCGCTGGACGGCGACGGCAACGTCTACGTCACCAGCGAAGGTATGCACGGGCGGGTGGTGAAACTGACGGCCGGCTCGGATTCCACTGCGGTGCTGCCGTTCAGTGACCTGTACCAGCCTCGCGGCCTGGCGGTCGATGGCGTCGGCAACGTGTACTTCTCCGACCTCGGCGACCGGGTGGTCAAGCTCGCGGCCGGTTCCGACGCGCACACCGTGCTGCCGTTCGCCGGCCTGGACGACCCCGCCGGGGTGGCGGTGGATTCCGACGGCAATGTCTACGTCGCCGACCGCGGCGCCGACATGGTGTTGCGGCTGGAACCCGGCACGAACATCCAGACCGTGCTGCCGTTCGTCGGCCTCAACAAGCCCGGCGGGGTGGCGGTGGATTCCGCCGGCAACGTCTACGTCGCCGACACCGGCAACAACCGGGTGCTCAAGGTGTTGGCGACCTCCCACGAGCAGGTCCTGTTGCCGTTCACCGGGATCGTCTCACCGCGGGGCGTCGCGGTGGACGAGGCCGGCGACGTCTACGTCACCGAGCACAACCGCAACAAGGTCGTGAAACTGGCCGCCGGGGCCGCGATTCCGGAGGTGTTGCCGTTCACCGGCCTCAACGCCCCGCTGGACGTGGCCGTCGACAAGCATGGCAACGTCTACGTCGCCGACCGCGGCAACGACCGGGTGGTCATGGTGGACGCGAACCGATGA
- the pstS gene encoding phosphate ABC transporter substrate-binding protein PstS — protein MRRGRWTVLLAFLVVGVLTVSACGGNSGDSGSAEGPQSSVDCGGKQELHASGSTAQENAIEQFVYAYIRACPGHTLDYNANGSGAGVDDFIANETDLAGSDVALDASKGQPERASERCGSPAWDLPIVFGPIAVTYHISGVNSLSLDGPTLAKIFNGTIGTWDNPAVKALNAGVPLPSTPIHVVYRSDKSGTTANFQKYLDVASDGAWSGGTGEMFNGGVGEGAAGNNGTSAALQDTDGSITYNEWSFAVGKQLPMVQVITSAGPHPVSISADSVGKTIAGAKFVSNSGQSNDLVLDTSSFYKPTEAGAYPIVLATYEIVCSKYPDAATGAAVKAFMQAAIGPGQEGLDQYGSIPLPDSFKSKLLAAVNAIS, from the coding sequence GTGAGACGCGGCCGATGGACTGTGTTGCTGGCCTTCCTCGTTGTGGGTGTGCTTACGGTTTCGGCATGCGGCGGCAACTCCGGTGACTCCGGTTCGGCCGAAGGCCCGCAGTCGTCGGTGGACTGCGGCGGCAAGCAGGAACTGCACGCCAGCGGCTCCACCGCGCAGGAGAACGCGATCGAGCAGTTCGTCTACGCCTACATCCGGGCGTGTCCGGGCCACACCCTGGACTACAACGCCAACGGCTCCGGAGCCGGGGTGGACGACTTCATCGCCAACGAAACCGATCTGGCCGGATCAGACGTGGCACTCGACGCCTCCAAGGGCCAACCCGAACGCGCGTCGGAGCGGTGCGGTTCGCCGGCGTGGGATCTGCCGATCGTGTTCGGCCCGATCGCGGTCACCTATCACATCAGCGGGGTCAACTCCTTGAGCCTGGACGGCCCCACCCTGGCCAAGATCTTCAACGGCACAATCGGCACCTGGGACAATCCCGCGGTCAAGGCGCTCAATGCGGGCGTGCCGCTGCCCTCGACGCCCATCCATGTGGTCTACCGCAGCGACAAGTCCGGGACCACCGCCAATTTCCAGAAGTATCTCGATGTCGCCTCCGACGGCGCATGGAGCGGGGGAACCGGCGAGATGTTCAACGGCGGTGTCGGCGAAGGAGCCGCCGGGAACAACGGCACGTCCGCGGCGCTGCAGGACACCGACGGTTCGATCACCTACAACGAGTGGTCGTTCGCGGTCGGCAAGCAACTGCCGATGGTGCAGGTCATCACCTCGGCGGGCCCGCACCCGGTGTCGATATCCGCGGACTCGGTCGGCAAGACGATCGCCGGGGCCAAGTTCGTGTCGAACTCAGGCCAGAGCAACGACTTGGTACTCGACACGTCGTCGTTCTACAAGCCGACCGAGGCGGGCGCCTATCCGATCGTGCTGGCGACGTACGAGATCGTCTGCTCGAAGTACCCCGACGCCGCCACCGGCGCGGCCGTCAAGGCGTTCATGCAGGCTGCCATCGGCCCCGGCCAGGAGGGGCTGGATCAGTACGGTTCCATTCCGTTGCCGGATTCCTTCAAATCGAAGCTCCTGGCGGCGGTGAACGCCATCTCGTGA
- the pstS gene encoding phosphate ABC transporter substrate-binding protein PstS — MRSRRIRLAELLTATVILSTAACGSATTGDTDATPAPVALSETGSTLLYPLFSEWGAAYQQKYPHVTVTTQDGGSGAGIAQVAAGAVDIGASDAYLSEGDRAAHPGLMNIALAISAQQINYNLPGLTDPIKLDGKVLAAMYSGTVKTWNDPQIAALNPGLNLPDTPVVPLHRSDGSGDTFLFTQYLSKQDPDGWGKTPGFGTTVDFPAVPGALGENSNGAMVTGCAANPGCVAYVSASQSEEARDRQLGTAQLANAAGHYRQPDAKSIQAAAAGFADQTPDNQAVSLINAPAPDAYPIVNYEYAIVDSRPKADRDNATAQTLQAFLHWAITDGNAPSFLDKLHLQPLPDAVAKQSQAQIAKISAVR, encoded by the coding sequence ATGCGGTCTCGCCGGATTCGCCTTGCCGAATTGCTCACCGCCACGGTGATCCTGAGCACGGCGGCGTGCGGATCCGCCACCACCGGCGATACCGACGCGACGCCGGCGCCGGTGGCGCTGTCGGAGACCGGCAGCACGCTGCTCTATCCGTTGTTCAGCGAATGGGGCGCTGCCTATCAACAGAAGTACCCCCACGTCACCGTCACCACCCAGGACGGCGGGTCGGGTGCGGGTATCGCCCAGGTCGCCGCGGGGGCGGTCGACATCGGCGCCTCCGACGCCTACCTGTCCGAAGGCGACCGGGCCGCCCACCCCGGCCTGATGAACATCGCGCTGGCCATCTCCGCCCAACAGATCAACTACAACCTGCCCGGGTTGACCGACCCGATCAAGCTCGACGGCAAGGTACTGGCCGCCATGTACTCCGGCACCGTCAAAACCTGGAACGACCCGCAGATCGCCGCACTCAACCCCGGCCTGAACCTGCCCGACACCCCGGTGGTGCCGCTGCACCGCTCCGACGGCTCCGGCGACACCTTCCTGTTCACCCAATACCTGTCCAAACAGGACCCCGACGGCTGGGGCAAAACCCCCGGCTTCGGCACCACCGTGGACTTCCCCGCGGTGCCGGGGGCCCTCGGGGAGAACAGCAACGGGGCCATGGTGACCGGCTGCGCCGCCAACCCCGGGTGCGTCGCCTATGTCAGCGCCAGCCAGAGCGAAGAGGCGCGTGATCGTCAGCTGGGCACGGCGCAGCTGGCCAACGCCGCCGGCCACTACCGCCAGCCCGACGCCAAGAGCATCCAGGCCGCCGCGGCCGGTTTCGCCGACCAAACCCCCGACAATCAGGCCGTCTCCCTGATCAACGCCCCCGCCCCCGACGCCTACCCGATCGTCAACTACGAGTACGCGATCGTCGACAGCAGGCCCAAGGCCGACCGGGACAACGCCACCGCCCAGACCCTGCAGGCGTTCCTGCACTGGGCCATCACCGACGGCAACGCCCCCTCCTTCCTCGACAAATTGCACCTGCAACCGCTGCCCGACGCCGTCGCCAAACAGTCGCAGGCCCAGATCGCCAAGATCAGCGCTGTTCGGTGA